Proteins from a genomic interval of Acidobacteriota bacterium:
- a CDS encoding glycosyltransferase family 39 protein produces the protein MKPDLMPQQFPARARSQRMLPFALRHPPSAIFLLMLAVSWRRWSSVIADSGRESDLPLRLLNGEWLYRDVHYLYPPLSPYFNALLYRVFGAHLSVLQVSGMLGSLLLVWLCARIARRLLPPKESALAVCGVIVWCVFKPAGNLISPYAYAALHALLLALAALWLTLRYAESRRSRELIGAGLCIGLAAITKQEFALAAALTLVATLLHLHRANWRSLTRGLLLAALPALAIAAPVYAWLFQRIGWPTLVEDCHLFFTHLPASLVYYNRQRTGLAHPLASLWQMLGAAAVWGAASGLVCWWSARRNSPAFAMRALLLCGGCLLAALLMGFTSAGQWDGSPLRALPLLLLALLVSEWRRGPAADPARFIVAVYSLAVLARVALRVPSGGAFGSFFLPTSLLLIYFLLTQTLPQALQKWTQDAPAAATARTIGRGLFVAAWLVTAVVFGIRYRKNNSYEINTPRGTLYTTQQIGPVYRAALEFIAAHTQPGETLAVLPEGSDLTFLSGRRMPLRHQILIPGFLSERDETAAIELLARQQVRYVLIVNRPMREFGAVAFGRDFYQRLGGWIETHYRVATVFGAGGRGDAPVGDAEFFIKVLERRE, from the coding sequence ATGAAACCTGATCTCATGCCCCAGCAATTTCCAGCCCGTGCGCGTTCGCAAAGGATGCTGCCATTCGCCCTCCGCCATCCGCCATCCGCCATTTTCTTACTGATGCTGGCCGTCTCGTGGCGCCGCTGGTCGAGCGTGATTGCCGACAGCGGGCGCGAATCGGATTTGCCGTTGCGGCTGCTCAACGGCGAATGGCTGTACCGCGATGTGCATTACCTCTATCCGCCGCTTTCGCCCTACTTCAACGCCCTGCTCTATCGCGTGTTTGGCGCGCACCTGAGCGTGCTGCAAGTCAGCGGCATGCTCGGTTCGTTGCTGCTCGTCTGGCTGTGCGCGCGTATCGCACGACGCCTATTGCCACCGAAAGAAAGTGCGCTGGCGGTTTGTGGTGTGATTGTCTGGTGCGTTTTCAAACCGGCGGGCAATTTGATTTCGCCCTACGCTTATGCCGCTTTGCACGCTCTGTTGCTGGCGTTAGCGGCGTTGTGGCTGACCTTGCGCTATGCCGAAAGCAGGCGCAGCCGCGAGCTAATCGGCGCGGGCCTTTGCATAGGCTTGGCCGCCATCACCAAACAGGAATTCGCGCTGGCCGCCGCGTTGACGTTGGTGGCGACGCTGTTGCATTTGCACCGCGCAAATTGGCGCAGTCTGACGCGAGGTTTATTGCTGGCCGCGTTGCCAGCCTTGGCAATCGCAGCTCCGGTTTACGCCTGGCTGTTTCAGCGCATCGGCTGGCCGACGCTGGTCGAAGATTGCCATCTATTTTTCACGCATCTGCCGGCCTCGCTGGTCTATTACAACCGGCAACGCACGGGCCTGGCGCACCCGTTGGCGTCCTTGTGGCAAATGCTGGGGGCCGCCGCTGTTTGGGGCGCGGCCAGCGGTTTGGTGTGCTGGTGGAGCGCACGCCGCAATAGTCCGGCCTTTGCCATGCGCGCCTTACTGCTTTGTGGCGGTTGCCTGTTGGCGGCGCTTTTGATGGGATTCACTTCAGCGGGCCAATGGGATGGCAGCCCTTTGCGGGCGTTGCCGCTGCTGTTGCTGGCATTGCTAGTCAGCGAATGGCGGCGCGGCCCGGCGGCTGATCCGGCGCGCTTTATCGTGGCGGTTTACAGCTTGGCCGTGCTGGCGCGCGTGGCGTTGCGCGTGCCCAGCGGCGGCGCGTTTGGCAGTTTCTTTCTGCCGACTTCGTTGCTGCTGATTTATTTCCTGCTGACACAAACGCTGCCGCAGGCTTTGCAAAAATGGACGCAAGACGCGCCAGCGGCGGCCACGGCGCGCACGATTGGGCGCGGGTTGTTCGTGGCGGCGTGGCTGGTGACGGCGGTCGTGTTCGGGATTCGGTACCGCAAAAACAACAGCTACGAAATCAACACGCCGCGCGGGACGCTCTATACAACACAGCAAATCGGGCCGGTCTATCGCGCGGCGCTGGAGTTCATCGCCGCACACACACAGCCCGGCGAAACCCTCGCCGTGTTGCCCGAAGGCAGCGACCTGACGTTTTTGAGCGGCAGACGCATGCCGTTGCGCCACCAGATTCTGATTCCCGGCTTCCTGTCCGAACGTGATGAAACAGCAGCCATTGAATTGCTGGCGCGGCAGCAGGTGCGTTACGTGTTGATCGTCAATCGCCCCATGCGCGAGTTTGGCGCAGTGGCATTTGGCCGCGATTTTTATCAACGATTGGGCGGCTGGATTGAGACGCATTATCGCGTGGCAACAGTATTTGGCGCGGGTGGACGCGGGGATGCGCCGGTTGGCGACGCGGAGTTTTTCATCAAAGTGCTGGAACGCCGCGAATAA
- a CDS encoding serine hydroxymethyltransferase produces MINHYRTLAEADPDVYAAIQNETRRQHEGLELIASENFTSEAVLEAAGSVFTNKYAEGYPGKRYYGGCEYSDVVEQLAIDRAKQLFGAEHVNVQPHSGSQANMAVYLSVLNYGDTVMGFDLSHGGHLTHGHPLNFSGKSYKIVPYGVSKEDETIDYEAMERLAAEHKPKLILCGASAYSRVIDFERIAAIAKGVGALLMADIAHIAGLVAAGVHPSPLPHCDFVTTTTHKTLRGPRAGLIMCREQFAKDIDRTVFPGVQGGPLVHIIAAKAVAFKEALQPEFKTYQQQVLRNAKALCDGIQAAGFRVVSGGTDNHVFLVDVFSKGLFGKDAEKALDAAHITVNKNSIPFDQNPPMKASGIRLGSPAVTTRGMGEAEMKQIAALIAEVLAATGDESVRAGVSAKVKELTAKFPLYPNRLSKADGAAGD; encoded by the coding sequence ATGATTAACCATTACCGCACGCTTGCCGAAGCTGATCCTGATGTTTACGCTGCGATTCAAAACGAAACGCGCCGTCAGCACGAAGGCTTGGAACTGATCGCTTCGGAAAATTTCACCTCCGAAGCCGTGCTCGAAGCCGCCGGTTCCGTCTTCACCAACAAATACGCCGAAGGCTATCCAGGCAAACGCTATTACGGCGGCTGCGAATACAGCGACGTCGTCGAGCAATTGGCGATTGACCGTGCCAAACAGCTCTTTGGCGCCGAACACGTCAATGTCCAGCCGCATTCAGGCAGCCAGGCGAATATGGCCGTCTATCTGTCGGTGCTGAATTACGGCGACACCGTGATGGGCTTCGACCTCTCGCACGGCGGCCATTTGACGCACGGGCACCCGCTGAATTTTTCGGGCAAGAGCTACAAGATCGTACCTTACGGCGTGAGCAAAGAAGACGAGACGATTGATTACGAGGCGATGGAACGGCTGGCGGCGGAACACAAGCCGAAGCTGATTCTGTGTGGCGCATCGGCTTATTCGCGCGTGATTGATTTCGAACGCATCGCCGCGATTGCCAAAGGCGTCGGCGCGTTGCTGATGGCTGACATTGCGCATATCGCCGGACTGGTCGCGGCGGGCGTGCATCCGTCGCCGCTTCCGCACTGCGATTTCGTCACGACGACGACGCACAAAACGCTGCGCGGCCCGCGCGCCGGCCTCATTATGTGCCGCGAACAGTTCGCCAAAGACATTGATCGCACGGTCTTCCCCGGCGTTCAGGGCGGCCCGCTCGTCCACATCATTGCGGCCAAAGCCGTCGCCTTCAAAGAAGCGCTGCAACCGGAATTCAAAACCTACCAGCAACAAGTCCTGCGTAACGCCAAGGCGCTCTGCGACGGCATTCAGGCAGCGGGCTTCCGCGTTGTTTCGGGCGGCACCGACAATCACGTCTTTTTGGTGGATGTGTTCAGCAAAGGCTTGTTCGGCAAGGACGCCGAAAAGGCGCTCGACGCCGCGCACATAACCGTGAACAAAAACTCGATCCCCTTCGATCAAAATCCGCCGATGAAAGCCAGCGGCATTCGCCTGGGTTCGCCCGCCGTTACGACGCGCGGCATGGGTGAAGCCGAGATGAAACAGATCGCCGCGTTGATTGCCGAAGTGCTGGCCGCGACCGGCGACGAAAGCGTGCGCGCGGGCGTCAGCGCGAAGGTCAAAGAGTTG
- the rpiB gene encoding ribose 5-phosphate isomerase B: MKKIAIASDHAGFHGKEAIKKTLAELGVEYADFGTNSDESVDYPDYAERVAKAVAAGEYEKGILVCGSGIGMEIAANKVPGIRAALAWNEETARVSRSHNDANIVTIGERTTPPATIDQIVRTFLTTNFDGGRHARRLEKIAKLEQE, from the coding sequence ATGAAAAAGATCGCCATCGCCAGCGACCATGCCGGATTCCACGGCAAGGAAGCTATCAAAAAAACGCTCGCCGAATTAGGCGTCGAGTATGCCGACTTCGGCACGAATAGTGATGAGTCCGTGGATTATCCGGACTATGCCGAACGTGTCGCCAAGGCCGTCGCGGCGGGCGAATACGAAAAAGGCATTTTGGTTTGCGGCTCCGGCATCGGCATGGAAATCGCCGCCAACAAAGTGCCCGGCATCCGCGCCGCACTCGCCTGGAACGAAGAGACCGCGCGCGTTTCGCGTTCACACAATGACGCCAACATTGTCACGATTGGCGAACGCACCACACCGCCCGCAACGATTGACCAGATTGTCCGCACCTTTCTGACGACCAACTTTGATGGAGGCCGCCACGCGCGCCGCCTCGAGAAAATTGCCAAACTGGAACAAGAATAA